One stretch of Zhihengliuella flava DNA includes these proteins:
- a CDS encoding FAS1-like dehydratase domain-containing protein, producing MSINPELAGRVYPAGEPYVVGREKIREFATATQAQHPAHFDVGAAARLGYADVVAPPTFAVIIAQRADAQLIADPASGIDFTRVVHADQRFTHHRPIVGGDELVAELHVDKVRQMGSGAMITTRAEISTTGGTAVATAVSSLLVRGED from the coding sequence GTGAGCATTAATCCAGAACTGGCCGGCCGCGTCTATCCGGCGGGCGAACCCTACGTCGTCGGTCGTGAAAAGATTCGCGAGTTCGCCACCGCTACGCAGGCCCAGCACCCAGCCCACTTCGACGTTGGCGCCGCCGCGCGCCTGGGGTACGCCGACGTCGTCGCCCCGCCGACCTTCGCCGTGATCATCGCTCAGCGCGCGGACGCGCAGCTCATTGCAGACCCCGCCTCCGGTATTGATTTCACGCGCGTGGTCCACGCCGATCAGCGTTTCACCCATCACCGCCCGATCGTTGGCGGCGATGAGCTGGTCGCCGAGCTCCACGTGGACAAGGTCCGCCAGATGGGTTCGGGCGCCATGATCACCACGCGCGCGGAAATTTCGACGACCGGGGGCACCGCCGTGGCCACCGCCGTCTCGTCCCTGCTCGTCCGCGGAGAGGACTGA
- a CDS encoding DUF1648 domain-containing protein: protein MTTSLPRPENNSPERPDAAELVEPPFTGSARPWLIAGLLPVGLLAVAMVVAYPVLPDPLPTHFNAAGEPDAWAPKSPWPLAGYFAVVAAVTGLLVGLGFANPRTVRVNGVRDPQGLDAQEADAYYAVKGRFLRLTCCLCLCWTNWLLCLLPALLIATRSPWALVTLVLLIPLLVGAFRTTGHLNEWIRRRFPMRASP from the coding sequence ATGACGACCTCCTTGCCTAGGCCGGAGAACAACTCGCCCGAGCGCCCCGACGCAGCGGAGCTGGTGGAGCCGCCCTTCACCGGATCGGCCCGCCCGTGGTTGATCGCCGGGCTCCTCCCCGTCGGCCTGTTGGCCGTGGCCATGGTTGTGGCCTATCCGGTGCTACCCGATCCGCTGCCCACCCATTTCAACGCCGCGGGTGAACCCGATGCGTGGGCCCCGAAGTCACCGTGGCCGCTGGCCGGCTACTTCGCGGTGGTCGCGGCCGTCACCGGCCTGTTGGTGGGGTTGGGGTTCGCGAATCCGCGGACGGTGCGCGTCAACGGCGTTCGTGATCCGCAAGGGCTCGACGCTCAGGAGGCCGACGCCTACTACGCCGTCAAGGGGCGGTTCCTGCGCCTGACGTGTTGTCTGTGCCTGTGCTGGACCAATTGGCTCCTCTGCCTCCTGCCGGCGCTGCTCATCGCCACGCGCAGCCCCTGGGCCCTCGTGACGCTGGTGCTGCTCATTCCTCTGCTCGTGGGCGCGTTCCGGACCACGGGCCACCTCAATGAATGGATCCGGCGCCGCTTCCCCATGCGAGCCTCGCCCTAG
- a CDS encoding UDP-N-acetylmuramate dehydrogenase, translating to MSPSLAELTTTAVGGPAARYVEASTERDLIAAVTAADDAGEPLLLVAGGSNLLVDDAGVTGVVIRVGTSGTTLDDVAACSGGMVTVQAGHSWDDFVAETLERGLVGLEALSGIPGSAGATPVQNVGAYGTDVSRTIARVRTWDRTTRQIVSFANADLGFAYRDSRLKQTTDNGSPRYVVLQVTFQLKQGTLGAPIGYAELARAVDAEVGGRVEAGRIREAVLRLRASKGMVLDAADRDTYSTGSFFTNPVVGESLAATLPTDAPRYPVRGAEGERVKLSAAWLIEHAGFSKGYGLEGTAGFGLADGRASLSTKHTLAITNRGGATSGDVLAIARAVRDGVERAYGIRLHNEPLLINCSL from the coding sequence ATGAGCCCTTCTCTGGCAGAACTCACCACCACCGCTGTCGGAGGGCCAGCCGCTCGCTACGTGGAGGCCAGCACCGAGCGGGACCTGATCGCTGCCGTCACCGCCGCCGACGACGCCGGTGAGCCGCTGCTGCTCGTCGCTGGCGGTTCGAACCTTCTGGTGGATGACGCTGGCGTGACCGGGGTGGTCATCCGCGTCGGGACCTCGGGAACCACCCTCGACGACGTGGCCGCCTGTTCCGGCGGCATGGTCACGGTGCAGGCGGGTCACTCATGGGACGATTTCGTCGCGGAGACGCTGGAGCGCGGTTTGGTGGGCCTTGAGGCGCTCTCCGGAATTCCGGGCTCGGCGGGTGCAACCCCCGTCCAGAACGTTGGTGCGTATGGCACCGATGTCTCGCGGACCATCGCCCGGGTGCGCACGTGGGATCGCACCACTCGGCAAATCGTGTCCTTTGCCAACGCGGATCTCGGCTTCGCCTACCGGGACTCCCGGTTGAAGCAGACCACGGACAACGGGTCCCCACGCTACGTCGTCCTCCAGGTCACCTTCCAGCTCAAGCAGGGCACTCTGGGCGCCCCGATCGGCTACGCGGAGTTGGCGCGCGCGGTGGACGCCGAGGTCGGCGGCCGAGTCGAGGCCGGACGCATCCGGGAGGCCGTGCTGCGGTTACGTGCCTCGAAGGGGATGGTGCTGGACGCCGCGGACCGGGACACGTATTCCACCGGTTCGTTCTTCACGAACCCGGTGGTTGGTGAATCGCTGGCCGCGACGCTGCCTACGGACGCTCCGCGCTACCCGGTGCGCGGCGCCGAGGGAGAGCGCGTGAAGCTTTCCGCCGCCTGGTTGATCGAGCACGCCGGATTCTCCAAGGGGTATGGGCTGGAAGGCACCGCCGGGTTCGGGCTCGCGGACGGGCGGGCGTCGTTGTCCACCAAGCACACGCTGGCCATCACCAACCGCGGCGGTGCCACGAGCGGGGACGTGCTCGCCATCGCACGGGCGGTGCGCGACGGCGTCGAACGGGCTTATGGCATTCGCTTGCACAACGAACCCCTGCTGATTAACTGTTCCCTCTGA
- a CDS encoding NF038396 family protein, with protein MNDLKTALKAALNRQEPLFLLGYMLFPLLALICAALGLWMVLTDQTVGGLIVLLVVTQVFAVGAIWAIGRRRRVMEAEQAEPERGTED; from the coding sequence GTGAATGACCTGAAAACTGCACTGAAGGCCGCACTGAACCGGCAGGAGCCCTTGTTCTTGCTCGGCTACATGCTGTTCCCGCTGCTCGCCCTCATCTGCGCGGCCCTGGGCCTGTGGATGGTCCTTACCGACCAAACTGTCGGCGGCCTGATCGTCCTGCTGGTGGTCACCCAGGTCTTCGCGGTGGGCGCCATCTGGGCGATCGGCCGGCGACGCAGGGTGATGGAGGCAGAACAGGCCGAACCGGAGCGGGGCACGGAGGACTAG
- a CDS encoding MaoC family dehydratase, giving the protein MPDFTTLTVGDSIGERTITVNRADLVRYAGASGDFNPIHWNERFAREVELPGVIAHGMFTMGAAVQLVTDWAGDPGAVIDYQTRFTKPVVVEDLAGESPTTAPGTEITVTGKIGAKDDAAGTARVDLTVEAGGQKVLVKAQAVVRFA; this is encoded by the coding sequence ATGCCTGACTTCACCACCCTCACCGTCGGAGATTCGATCGGTGAGCGCACCATCACCGTCAATCGGGCCGATCTGGTCCGGTATGCGGGCGCCTCCGGCGACTTCAACCCGATTCACTGGAACGAACGCTTCGCGCGCGAGGTGGAACTTCCGGGCGTGATTGCCCACGGCATGTTCACCATGGGGGCGGCCGTTCAGCTGGTCACGGACTGGGCGGGAGACCCCGGTGCGGTCATCGACTACCAAACGCGCTTCACGAAGCCGGTCGTGGTTGAAGACCTCGCGGGAGAGAGCCCGACCACCGCGCCAGGCACCGAGATCACCGTAACCGGCAAGATCGGCGCTAAGGACGATGCGGCCGGGACGGCCCGCGTGGACCTCACCGTCGAGGCGGGCGGCCAGAAGGTGCTGGTCAAGGCTCAGGCCGTCGTTCGGTTCGCATGA
- the asd gene encoding aspartate-semialdehyde dehydrogenase — protein MTSSVGFVGYRGMVGSVLMQRMLDEGDFAGIDPVFFSTSNPGGPAPSFAEGSGPLQDAHDLDALAKLPIIVTAQGGDYTKAVHADLRSRGWDGLWIDAASTLRMNDDSIIVLDPVNRDVIDRGLGSGVKDFVGGNCTVSCMLMGLGGLFRNGLVEWATSMTYQAASGGGARHMRELLTQFGTINAAVADELADPASAILDIDRQVLETQRGGLDTAQFGVPLGGSLIPWIDADLGNGQSKEEWKAGAETNKILATNESNHIGMDGLCVRIGAMRSHSQALTIKLTEDLPVSEIERIIDQDNEWATVVPNVKDATMDQLTPVAASGSLNIPVGRVRKLEMGGDFISAFTVGDQLLWGAAEPLRRMLAIALGRL, from the coding sequence ATGACTTCTTCCGTTGGTTTTGTCGGCTACCGCGGCATGGTCGGCTCCGTTCTCATGCAACGCATGCTGGACGAGGGCGACTTCGCGGGGATCGACCCCGTCTTCTTCTCCACGTCCAACCCGGGCGGTCCCGCCCCGTCCTTTGCCGAGGGCTCCGGGCCACTGCAGGATGCCCACGACCTCGACGCGCTGGCCAAGCTGCCCATCATCGTCACCGCCCAAGGTGGGGATTACACCAAAGCCGTCCACGCTGATCTGCGCTCACGCGGATGGGACGGCTTGTGGATTGACGCGGCGTCAACCCTGCGCATGAACGATGACTCCATCATCGTCTTGGATCCGGTCAACCGGGACGTCATTGATCGCGGGCTCGGCTCCGGTGTCAAGGACTTTGTGGGAGGCAATTGCACCGTCTCCTGCATGCTCATGGGCCTCGGCGGGCTCTTCCGCAACGGGTTGGTGGAGTGGGCCACCTCCATGACCTATCAGGCGGCTTCCGGCGGCGGCGCGCGCCACATGCGCGAACTCTTGACGCAGTTCGGCACCATCAACGCGGCCGTGGCTGACGAGCTCGCGGATCCGGCATCTGCCATCCTCGACATTGATCGCCAGGTCCTGGAGACGCAGCGCGGCGGGTTGGACACGGCGCAGTTCGGCGTCCCGCTCGGCGGATCGCTCATTCCGTGGATCGATGCTGATCTCGGTAACGGCCAGTCCAAGGAAGAGTGGAAGGCCGGAGCCGAGACCAACAAGATTCTCGCGACGAACGAGTCCAACCACATCGGCATGGATGGCCTCTGCGTCCGCATTGGCGCCATGCGCTCCCACTCCCAGGCCTTGACCATCAAGCTCACGGAGGACCTACCGGTCTCCGAGATTGAGCGGATCATCGATCAGGACAATGAGTGGGCCACCGTGGTGCCGAACGTCAAGGACGCCACCATGGACCAGCTCACACCGGTGGCCGCCTCCGGCAGCCTGAATATCCCGGTAGGCCGCGTCCGCAAGCTGGAGATGGGAGGCGACTTCATCTCCGCCTTCACCGTTGGAGACCAGCTGCTCTGGGGTGCCGCGGAGCCCCTGCGCCGCATGCTGGCGATCGCGCTCGGTCGCCTCTAA
- the mshD gene encoding mycothiol synthase, whose amino-acid sequence MTAEKSTDWSITTLATAPNADHVAAIEELAAAAESADGNPPLSEQTVVDLRSAEADTWLALAYLDESSTDAGSGELVGVAVAVMPRAGDSPEAIGTLELVVHPHFRNDGIGTALADVVASEHRLDALQAWSHGNHAAAARLAQTHGMAPVRELWRMRLTGHAELETPALPRGVKIRTFNVGHDEQQWLRANAAAFAHHPEQGDMTLTDLSARLEEDWFDPDGFFLAVDMNDQIQGFHWTKVHPASADATGEHAAIGEVYVVGVVPTAQGTGLGKALTIAGINHLRSLDLHGVMLYVDADNSAAVALYERLGFTRWDVDVMYARTRA is encoded by the coding sequence ATGACGGCCGAGAAGAGCACCGACTGGAGCATTACGACGCTGGCGACGGCCCCGAACGCGGACCACGTGGCAGCCATCGAAGAACTGGCCGCAGCGGCCGAGAGCGCTGACGGCAATCCCCCCTTGTCCGAGCAGACCGTGGTCGATCTGCGCTCTGCTGAGGCGGACACGTGGCTGGCCCTCGCCTACCTCGACGAGTCCTCGACCGACGCGGGGTCCGGCGAGCTCGTCGGCGTTGCAGTTGCGGTCATGCCGCGCGCCGGGGACTCCCCCGAGGCCATCGGCACCCTCGAGCTCGTGGTCCATCCGCACTTCCGCAACGATGGAATCGGCACCGCGCTCGCCGACGTCGTTGCCTCCGAACACCGGCTCGACGCACTGCAGGCGTGGTCCCACGGCAACCATGCCGCCGCAGCCCGCCTGGCCCAGACGCACGGGATGGCCCCGGTACGCGAGCTCTGGCGCATGCGACTGACGGGGCACGCAGAGCTCGAGACCCCGGCCCTGCCGCGCGGCGTGAAGATTCGCACGTTCAACGTCGGGCACGACGAGCAGCAGTGGCTACGGGCCAATGCGGCCGCGTTTGCCCACCACCCGGAGCAAGGGGACATGACCCTGACGGACCTCAGCGCCCGGCTCGAGGAAGACTGGTTTGATCCGGACGGCTTTTTCCTGGCCGTGGACATGAATGACCAGATTCAGGGCTTCCACTGGACCAAGGTCCATCCAGCCAGCGCCGACGCGACGGGCGAGCATGCGGCGATCGGTGAGGTCTACGTGGTGGGCGTCGTCCCCACGGCCCAGGGCACGGGCCTGGGCAAGGCGCTGACCATTGCCGGCATCAACCACCTGCGCAGCCTCGACTTGCACGGCGTGATGCTCTACGTCGACGCCGACAATTCGGCGGCCGTGGCGCTCTACGAGCGCTTGGGGTTCACGCGGTGGGACGTCGACGTCATGTATGCACGCACCCGCGCGTGA
- a CDS encoding GNAT family N-acetyltransferase translates to MSQQPAKIVHEDLRLDHDEDRGRYSLWQGATFIGFLEYTRHADTLTLQHTIISEAYSRRGYARALVTLVLDEVRAQGARIVPECSYVAGFLRRYPEYDDLLA, encoded by the coding sequence ATGAGCCAGCAGCCAGCGAAGATCGTCCACGAGGACCTGCGCCTCGACCATGACGAAGACCGGGGGCGTTATAGCCTGTGGCAAGGAGCGACGTTCATTGGGTTTCTTGAGTACACGCGCCACGCGGACACCCTCACGCTGCAACACACGATCATCTCGGAGGCCTACAGTCGACGAGGCTATGCGCGGGCCCTCGTGACCCTGGTGCTGGATGAGGTGCGCGCTCAGGGGGCGCGTATTGTGCCGGAATGCTCCTACGTCGCGGGCTTCCTCCGCCGATACCCCGAGTATGACGACCTCCTTGCCTAG
- a CDS encoding RNA degradosome polyphosphate kinase yields MPAARATQDRIELPEFEPTLGPDGDFTNERRFLDRELSWLDFNARVLELAEDPQLALLERVNFLSIFASNLDEFFMVRVAGLKRRIATGLAVPSAAGVSPVDQLERILEAAHALQERHARAFTETILPALAEENITLCQWDELTEEEQSKLHQWFVDQVFPILTPLAVDPAHPFPYISGLSLNLAVIVRNPTSGKELFARLKVPDTLARLVAVGGRRPGKNADSPARFIPLEHVIAEQLEHLFPGMEVVEHHMFRVTRNEDLEVEEDDAENLLQALEKELLRRRFGPPVRLEVVDDINPAVRDLLVRELGVEEDEVFELPAPLDLRGLGAIAKIDRPELHYPKHIAQTSRHLNESETSKAANVFAAMRRRDILLHHPYDSFSTSVQAFLEQAAADPKVQAIKQTLYRTSGDSPIVDALIDAAEAGKQVLALVEIKARFDEQANISWARKLEQAGVHVVYGIVGLKTHSKLSLVVRREGERMRRYCHIGTGNYHPSTARFYEDLGLLTCDDQVGDDVSRLFNQLSGYAPRSTYKRLLVAPRSLRSGLIDRIEQEIANQRAGRASRVILKVNSIVDEAIIDALYRASQAGVQVDVIVRGICALRPGVAGLSENIRVRSVLGRFLEHSRVFAFANGGDPVVFIGSADMMHRNLDRRVEGLVKLSNRESIGELVGILDRYLDDATASWHLGADGVWTRHHLDDDGNPLSDIQSWLLASRQRTRNSLRRS; encoded by the coding sequence ATGCCGGCCGCACGCGCCACGCAGGACCGCATCGAGCTCCCAGAATTCGAGCCAACCCTGGGCCCCGATGGCGATTTCACCAATGAGCGCCGCTTCTTGGACCGGGAGCTCAGCTGGTTGGACTTCAACGCCCGCGTGCTGGAGCTGGCGGAGGATCCGCAGCTCGCGCTGCTCGAGCGCGTGAATTTCCTGTCGATCTTCGCCTCGAACCTCGACGAGTTCTTCATGGTGCGCGTCGCCGGGTTGAAACGGCGTATCGCGACGGGCTTGGCCGTGCCGTCGGCCGCGGGCGTCAGCCCCGTCGATCAGCTCGAACGGATTCTCGAGGCGGCCCACGCGCTCCAAGAGCGCCACGCGCGGGCGTTCACCGAGACGATTCTCCCGGCGCTCGCCGAAGAGAACATCACCCTGTGCCAGTGGGACGAGCTGACAGAGGAGGAGCAGAGCAAGCTCCACCAATGGTTCGTGGACCAGGTCTTTCCCATTCTCACGCCCTTGGCCGTCGACCCGGCCCACCCGTTCCCCTACATTTCCGGCCTGTCGTTGAACCTCGCCGTGATCGTGCGCAATCCCACCAGCGGTAAGGAACTCTTCGCGCGGTTGAAGGTCCCGGACACGCTGGCCCGCCTCGTGGCGGTCGGCGGCCGCCGTCCGGGCAAGAATGCGGACTCCCCGGCCCGTTTCATCCCGCTGGAGCACGTCATTGCCGAGCAGTTGGAACACCTCTTCCCCGGCATGGAAGTGGTCGAACACCACATGTTCCGCGTCACTCGCAACGAAGACCTCGAAGTCGAAGAGGACGACGCCGAAAACCTCCTGCAAGCGCTGGAGAAGGAACTACTCCGCCGCCGATTCGGCCCACCGGTGCGCCTCGAGGTTGTCGACGACATCAATCCTGCGGTCCGTGACCTGTTGGTCCGCGAGCTCGGTGTCGAAGAGGATGAGGTCTTCGAGCTGCCAGCCCCGCTGGACTTGCGCGGGCTCGGGGCGATCGCCAAAATCGACCGGCCGGAACTCCACTACCCCAAGCACATCGCCCAAACGTCCCGGCATCTCAATGAGTCGGAGACCTCCAAGGCGGCTAACGTGTTCGCCGCCATGCGGCGGCGGGATATCCTCCTGCACCACCCCTACGATTCCTTCTCCACGTCCGTGCAGGCCTTTCTCGAGCAGGCCGCAGCGGATCCGAAGGTTCAGGCCATCAAGCAGACCCTGTACCGCACCTCCGGCGATTCCCCGATCGTCGACGCACTCATCGACGCGGCGGAGGCCGGCAAGCAGGTGCTGGCCCTCGTCGAGATCAAGGCCCGGTTCGATGAGCAGGCCAACATCTCCTGGGCACGCAAGCTGGAACAGGCCGGCGTGCATGTGGTCTACGGCATCGTCGGGCTCAAAACCCACAGCAAGCTTTCGCTCGTCGTCCGCCGCGAGGGCGAGCGGATGCGCCGCTACTGCCACATCGGCACGGGCAACTACCATCCGTCCACGGCGCGGTTCTACGAGGACCTCGGGCTCCTCACGTGTGACGATCAGGTGGGCGACGACGTCTCGCGGCTGTTCAATCAGCTTTCCGGGTACGCACCGCGCTCCACCTACAAGCGTCTTCTGGTGGCACCCCGCTCGCTCCGCTCGGGGCTCATCGATCGGATCGAACAGGAGATCGCCAATCAACGGGCGGGCCGCGCCTCACGCGTCATCCTGAAGGTGAACTCCATTGTGGATGAGGCGATCATCGATGCCCTCTACCGCGCCTCGCAGGCGGGAGTCCAAGTGGATGTGATCGTCCGCGGGATTTGCGCCCTGCGCCCCGGCGTCGCGGGTTTGAGCGAGAACATCCGCGTGCGCTCGGTGCTCGGGCGCTTCCTCGAGCACTCTCGAGTGTTTGCCTTCGCCAATGGCGGGGACCCGGTGGTCTTTATCGGCTCCGCCGACATGATGCACCGCAACCTCGACCGCCGGGTGGAAGGGCTCGTCAAGCTGTCCAACCGGGAATCCATCGGTGAGTTGGTAGGAATCCTCGACCGTTATCTAGATGACGCGACTGCCAGCTGGCATTTGGGGGCCGACGGCGTGTGGACCCGCCATCACCTCGATGACGATGGGAACCCGTTGTCCGACATCCAGTCCTGGCTCCTCGCGTCTCGCCAGCGCACGCGCAATTCCCTGCGGCGCTCATGA
- a CDS encoding dihydrofolate reductase, which yields MSERITMIWAQGTNGVIGRDGAMPWHLPEDLAHFKSATWGHPVIMGRSTWNSIPAAFRPFAGRTNIVLTSDAATAADVRAAGGVVVSSPADALTQAAQAEGGESVWVIGGGQVYAAFEPLATHAVVTVIDAQYDGDTHAPTLASGWELASSTPGTGTARAANGLGYRIDSWLHTEAGRGKDEHGE from the coding sequence ATGAGTGAGCGCATCACCATGATTTGGGCCCAAGGGACGAACGGTGTCATTGGCCGCGACGGCGCCATGCCGTGGCATCTGCCCGAGGACTTAGCGCACTTCAAGTCCGCGACGTGGGGCCACCCCGTCATTATGGGCCGCAGTACGTGGAACTCGATTCCTGCCGCGTTTCGGCCCTTCGCGGGGCGCACCAACATCGTGCTCACCTCTGACGCGGCAACCGCCGCCGACGTGCGGGCGGCGGGCGGCGTCGTCGTCTCCTCCCCTGCGGACGCCCTGACTCAGGCGGCCCAAGCCGAGGGCGGGGAGTCGGTGTGGGTGATCGGCGGGGGCCAGGTCTACGCGGCGTTCGAGCCCCTGGCCACGCACGCGGTGGTCACCGTCATCGACGCCCAGTACGACGGCGACACGCACGCGCCGACGTTGGCCTCGGGCTGGGAACTGGCCAGCAGTACGCCCGGCACGGGCACGGCCCGAGCCGCCAACGGGCTGGGCTACCGCATTGACTCGTGGCTCCACACGGAAGCGGGCCGCGGAAAGGACGAGCACGGTGAATGA
- a CDS encoding NUDIX hydrolase → MKGPIRSCDHPKVVDEPAAVLAAGAIPWRRKDHRLEVLLIHRDRYDDWSWPKGKLDAGESLPECAVREVREEIGLVTTLGRPLPAIRYQVKSGAKVVYYWAAKVEQQRIIPDGKEVDAVKWVSVDTARHLLSNGSDIVPLDALEQAFKAGDLDTLPFVVVRHAKAKPRSTWTKEEGERPLAATGQRQAIAVAELLSAWRPHKVVSSPWVRCVQTVAPYLKRQDMGVKLAGSLTEHAATRKPAKTAKQVIKQLDKQRCVALCTHRPVLPITFDVLASRCAPGIAAFLPHKNPYLEPGALLVAQQSRTTRKIVSLEIVSPFTD, encoded by the coding sequence ATGAAGGGACCGATCCGCTCGTGTGACCATCCGAAGGTGGTCGACGAACCCGCTGCCGTGCTGGCCGCCGGAGCCATCCCGTGGCGCCGGAAGGACCACCGGCTCGAGGTCCTGCTGATTCACCGCGACCGGTACGACGACTGGTCCTGGCCCAAGGGAAAGCTCGACGCCGGTGAATCGCTACCCGAGTGCGCGGTCCGTGAAGTGCGCGAGGAAATCGGGCTCGTCACCACGCTGGGCCGCCCATTGCCGGCGATTCGCTACCAGGTGAAGTCCGGCGCCAAAGTGGTGTACTACTGGGCAGCCAAGGTGGAGCAGCAGCGCATCATTCCGGATGGCAAGGAGGTCGACGCCGTCAAGTGGGTCAGCGTCGACACCGCCCGCCATCTGCTGTCGAACGGCTCGGACATCGTGCCGCTCGACGCCCTCGAGCAGGCCTTCAAGGCTGGCGACTTGGACACGCTACCCTTCGTCGTCGTCCGCCATGCCAAGGCCAAACCACGGTCCACTTGGACCAAGGAAGAAGGCGAACGACCACTGGCCGCCACAGGACAACGTCAGGCGATCGCCGTGGCCGAGCTCCTCAGCGCGTGGCGACCGCACAAAGTGGTCTCGAGCCCGTGGGTCCGTTGCGTCCAAACGGTGGCGCCCTACCTCAAGCGTCAGGACATGGGCGTCAAGCTTGCCGGCTCGCTGACCGAGCACGCCGCAACGCGCAAGCCCGCCAAGACGGCCAAACAGGTCATCAAGCAACTCGACAAGCAGCGGTGCGTTGCCCTGTGCACGCACCGGCCGGTCCTGCCCATCACCTTTGACGTGCTGGCCTCCCGGTGTGCCCCCGGGATCGCCGCGTTCCTGCCCCACAAGAACCCCTACTTAGAGCCGGGGGCGCTGCTCGTTGCCCAGCAATCCCGCACCACGCGAAAGATCGTCTCCCTCGAGATCGTTTCACCCTTCACGGACTAG
- a CDS encoding winged helix-turn-helix transcriptional regulator has product MASIMLLTNSSDSSVDVLPALELLAHETRVVPASATALLDAEKADVIMVDARRDLSGSRSLCQLLHTTGSSAPIILVLTEGGMAAVSTLWKADDVVLDTAGPAEVEARLRLASTRSTAEPENDPGEIRASGVVIDEASYTAKVHGTPLNLTYKEFELLKYLAQHPGRVFTRDQLLHEVWGYDYYGGTRTVDVHVRRLRAKLGADHEQLIGTVRNVGYRFASPRNHAEAETSADAT; this is encoded by the coding sequence ATGGCCAGCATTATGCTGTTGACAAACTCGTCAGATTCCTCCGTTGACGTGCTGCCAGCGCTGGAACTCTTGGCGCACGAGACGCGGGTCGTCCCCGCCTCGGCCACGGCCCTGCTCGACGCCGAAAAGGCCGACGTGATCATGGTGGACGCCCGGCGCGATTTGTCCGGATCACGATCTTTGTGTCAACTGCTGCACACGACGGGCAGCTCAGCGCCGATCATCCTGGTCCTCACCGAGGGCGGCATGGCCGCCGTGTCCACGCTGTGGAAAGCGGACGACGTCGTCCTCGACACGGCGGGCCCGGCCGAGGTCGAGGCGAGGTTGCGCCTCGCCTCCACCCGCTCCACGGCGGAGCCCGAGAACGACCCGGGCGAGATTCGGGCCTCGGGCGTCGTCATCGATGAGGCCAGCTACACCGCCAAAGTTCACGGGACACCCCTGAACCTGACCTACAAAGAATTTGAACTCCTGAAGTACCTCGCGCAGCACCCGGGCCGAGTGTTCACGCGCGACCAGCTGCTGCACGAGGTCTGGGGCTACGACTACTACGGTGGCACGCGCACCGTCGACGTGCATGTGCGGCGCCTGCGAGCCAAGCTCGGCGCAGACCACGAGCAGCTCATCGGCACCGTGCGCAACGTCGGCTACCGGTTTGCGAGCCCCCGCAATCACGCCGAGGCCGAGACCAGCGCCGACGCGACCTGA
- a CDS encoding thymidylate synthase produces the protein MSTPTPYEDLLADVLEHGTAKSDRTGTGTRSVFGRQLRFDLAEAFPLITTKRVHFKSVAAELLWFLRGDSNVRWLQEQGVKIWNEWADEHGDLGPVYGVQWRSWPTPDGGHIDQITQVIESLRTNPDSRRHLVSAWNVSEISNMALPPCHALFQFYVADGKLSCQLYQRSADLFLGVPFNIASYALLTHMVAAQTGLAVGDFVWTGGDVHIYDNHVEQVREQLSREPYASPQLLMHRVPESIFEYELTDFEVLGYQHHPTIKAPIAV, from the coding sequence ATGTCCACTCCTACGCCCTATGAGGACCTGCTGGCCGATGTTTTAGAACACGGCACGGCAAAATCGGACCGTACCGGCACCGGAACCCGGAGCGTCTTCGGCCGCCAACTGCGGTTTGACCTTGCCGAGGCCTTCCCGCTCATCACCACCAAGCGCGTGCACTTTAAGTCCGTCGCCGCGGAGCTGTTGTGGTTCTTGCGCGGCGATTCCAATGTGCGGTGGCTGCAGGAGCAGGGCGTCAAAATCTGGAACGAATGGGCTGACGAACACGGTGACCTCGGTCCTGTGTACGGCGTCCAGTGGCGCTCGTGGCCGACCCCGGACGGCGGGCACATTGACCAGATCACTCAGGTCATCGAATCGCTGCGCACCAACCCGGATTCGCGCCGGCACCTCGTCTCCGCGTGGAACGTCTCGGAGATCTCCAACATGGCCCTGCCGCCCTGCCACGCCCTGTTCCAGTTTTACGTTGCCGACGGCAAGCTGTCCTGCCAGCTGTATCAGCGCAGCGCGGACCTCTTCCTCGGCGTCCCGTTCAACATCGCCTCGTATGCCCTGCTCACCCACATGGTGGCCGCGCAGACCGGGCTCGCCGTCGGGGACTTCGTGTGGACCGGCGGCGATGTGCATATTTACGACAACCACGTCGAGCAGGTGCGTGAGCAGCTCTCCCGCGAGCCGTACGCGTCCCCGCAGTTGCTGATGCACCGGGTTCCCGAGTCGATTTTTGAGTACGAGCTCACCGACTTCGAGGTTCTCGGGTATCAGCACCACCCCACCATCAAGGCGCCCATCGCCGTATGA